The Heliomicrobium gestii region TAAAAAAACGCAAGTGGCGCTTTTCGCTTGATGAAAGCCGGTGTACCACTCGCGCGAAGGACTAGGACACGGAGCAAGAATGGCAGGAGGTGTCGTAGAATGGGAAGCATTCAAAAAAAGCTCATCACGACGGTGCTCGTCATGTTTTTGATCTCACTCTCCGCGCTGGGGGGGCTGAATTATTGGGAAGCCAAGCAGGTTATCTCAGCCCAAGTGGAGCAAGAGATGGCGGAGATGGCCACCAATGGGGCAAACGACATCGGTGATTGGTTTGAATCGCGCAAGGCGGAGTTGCACATGTTGGCATCAACGCCTGTTTTGGAAAGCGGTGACAAAGCGGCGATAGCGCCAAATTTGGTCAACGCGGACAAGGACAATGACCTGTTTGACGGAGTCGCCTATGCCTCCCCGGACGGCGCGTTAATCACATCCACTGGCGTGACGAGCAGCGTGACCGACCGAGGTTATTTTCAGGAGGCCCTACGAGGAGAGAGCGTTATCTCCGATCCGCTGGTGAATAAGGTGACAAATCGCCTGGTGAGTGTCATTGCTGTACCTGTAAAGGTGGACGGCAGGGTGACAGGCGTCTTGATTGGAAACATCAACATGGAAGACATATCAAAAAGGGTGTTGGCCATCAAGGTAGGGCAGTCGGGCTATGCCCTGGTTGCACAGCGTGACGGCTTGACGATCATTCATCCTGACCCGGAAGTGGCGATGAAAGCCAACCCGTTAACAGACCCGCAAGCCGATCCAGGGCGGAAGGCCATTACGGAACGGCTGATCAATGGGGGTAAGGGGATTGAAATCTTGCAGGCCAAAGGCGTCGAACGATACTACGCCTATGCGCCGGTTCCGGGATTGCGCTGGGCCCTCGCCGTGACGGTGCCTGTGTCGGAAGTGACGGGGCAATTGAGCAGGCTCACCATCATCTCGGTGATCACGACGGTCGTGGTGCTGGTTTTGGCTGGCGCGATCTTTGCCTGGTATGCCCGCCGCATCGCCAAACCGATCCAGATGCTTGAAATGGCGGCGAACCGTATCGCTGCCGGCGAACTCGCTGTGACCAATCTGGAGATCGACACGAACGACGAAATTGGCCGGTTGGGACAGAGTTTCGAGCAAATGGCCCACAATTTGCGCAGCCTGATCGTGAAAGTCAATGGCGCCACCGAGCAAGTGGCGACTTCCGCTGAGCTTCTGACGGCCAGTTCCGATCAATCAGCCCAAGCGGCGCAACACATCGCGAACTCGATCATCACAGTCTCCACGGCCGTCGATGAACAATTGGGCGCGACAAACGAAACGGCTTCTGTTGTGGAGGAGATCTCCGCTAGCATCCAGCAGGTCGCGGCCAATGTGAATCAGGTGTCGATGCAGTCCGGACAGGCTGCCGAAAGAGCGCAAAGGGGCGCACAAGCGGTCTCCAGGGCGGTCAGCCAGATGGGCCGCATCGAAGAGACGGTGAACTCCTCCGCCAAAGTAGTCGCCAAGCTGGGGGAACGCTCAAAAGAGATCGGCCAGATTGTGGACGCCATCTCTGGAATTGCCGGGCAAACAAACCTCCTGGCGCTGAATGCGGCCATCGAGGCGGCGCGAGCCGGTGAGCAGGGCCGAGGGTTCGCCGTGGTGGCTGAGGAGGTGCGCAAACTGGCCGAGCAGTCCCAGGAGGCGGCCCAACAGATCGCCCAGTTGATCGGCGAAATCCAAAGCGATACCGGTAAAGCCGTTTCCGCCATGAACGAAGGCACACAAGTCGTCAAGACGGGCGCCGAGATGGTCAACGACGCCGGCGCCGCCTTCCAAGAAATCGCCAGTTTGGTTACGGACGTATCGGAGCAGGTCAAGGTGACATCTGTGTCCATCCAGGAGATTGCCTCGGGCAGCCAGCAGATCGTCGGTTCGGTGAAACGAATCGACGATCTGAGCCGCAATTCCGCCGGAGAGGCGCAGACCGTATCCGCCGCCGCCGAGGAGCAACTGGCAGCGATCCAGGAGATCACGGCGTCCAGCCACACGCTGGCGAACATGGTGGAAGAGATGAAAGCCGCCATAGGCAAGTTCTCCTTATAAGCAGCGGGGGGATCCATCGGGAGGATCGCCCTTGATGAGAACAGGGTCTGAGCGAATGAGCGTTCAGGCCCTGTTCGTTGAGCGGGAAGAGGCGTGACCGCATCGCGAAGGGTTGAAAAATAAGATCTGGCAACGATATAATTAATGCTAACGTATGTACAAGAAAGGGCTGAACAACGTGGCGCTGGTAAACGAGAATTACCTGAAGCTTCCGGGAAGCTATCTTTTTTCCGAAATCGCCCGGCGAGTGAATCAATTTAAGAAGGACAACCCTGAAGCGGATATCATCCGTTTGGGCATCGGCGATGTCACCCGTCCCCTCGTGCCGGCCGTCGTTGAGGCCATGAAAACAGCCGTCGACGAGATGGGCCGCGCGGAAACCTTCCGTGGCTATGGCCCGGAGCAGGGCTATGATTTCCTCATCCAGCAGATCATCGAAAACGACTACAAACCGCGCGGTGTCACCATCAATATGGACGAGGTCTTCGTCAGCGACGGCTCCAAGTGTGATACAGCCAACTTCCAGGAGATCCTGGGCCTGGGCAACATTATCGCCGTCACCGATCCCGTCTATCCGGTCTACGTGGACAGCAACGTCATGGCCGGACGTTCCGGCATTTACAATGAAAAAGGCCAGTTTGACAACATCGTCTACCTGCCTTGCACAGAAGCCAACGGCATGAAGCCGGAACTGCCGAAGACACGGGTGGA contains the following coding sequences:
- a CDS encoding methyl-accepting chemotaxis protein: MGSIQKKLITTVLVMFLISLSALGGLNYWEAKQVISAQVEQEMAEMATNGANDIGDWFESRKAELHMLASTPVLESGDKAAIAPNLVNADKDNDLFDGVAYASPDGALITSTGVTSSVTDRGYFQEALRGESVISDPLVNKVTNRLVSVIAVPVKVDGRVTGVLIGNINMEDISKRVLAIKVGQSGYALVAQRDGLTIIHPDPEVAMKANPLTDPQADPGRKAITERLINGGKGIEILQAKGVERYYAYAPVPGLRWALAVTVPVSEVTGQLSRLTIISVITTVVVLVLAGAIFAWYARRIAKPIQMLEMAANRIAAGELAVTNLEIDTNDEIGRLGQSFEQMAHNLRSLIVKVNGATEQVATSAELLTASSDQSAQAAQHIANSIITVSTAVDEQLGATNETASVVEEISASIQQVAANVNQVSMQSGQAAERAQRGAQAVSRAVSQMGRIEETVNSSAKVVAKLGERSKEIGQIVDAISGIAGQTNLLALNAAIEAARAGEQGRGFAVVAEEVRKLAEQSQEAAQQIAQLIGEIQSDTGKAVSAMNEGTQVVKTGAEMVNDAGAAFQEIASLVTDVSEQVKVTSVSIQEIASGSQQIVGSVKRIDDLSRNSAGEAQTVSAAAEEQLAAIQEITASSHTLANMVEEMKAAIGKFSL